The Scyliorhinus torazame isolate Kashiwa2021f chromosome 7, sScyTor2.1, whole genome shotgun sequence genome has a window encoding:
- the LOC140427368 gene encoding immunoglobulin kappa light chain-like — protein sequence MISAIQLIWPLAFCIAGISGDITMTQSPPVLSLSLGQTATITCTASQSVSSYVAWYQQREGQKPALLIYAATTRFTGISDRFTGSGSGTRFTLTISNVQNEDVADYYCQQHYSYPYTVIQSLTKTSIRTAPPPLLTLPSFMQYIINTRKETEQIILSVHNTLQSLWCPQLTEGLKFPSDSPCPRVSEAETEVFVQPLYWKLPVWLTFGKGTKLRLSRENSQPTLTLLPPSLEEVKTKDTATLVCLANHFYPDEVVVEWKKDGAVILDGVQTSNYLRASDNTYSVSSLLTLSGSAWESNARFSCALTHVSLSSALSKSIRRSECA from the exons ATGATTTCAGCCATCCAGCTGATCTGGCCTCTGGCATTCTGCATCGCAG GTATCAGTGGAGACATCACCATGACCCAGTCTCCCCCGGTGTTGTCATTGAGCCTGGGCCAGACCGCAACCATCACCTGTACGGCCAGTCAATCTGTTAGCAGTTATGTTGCTTGGTATCAACAGCGAGAAGGTCAGAAACCGGCTCTGCTGATCTATGCTGCAACAACTCGATTCACAGGAATATCCGACCGATTCACCGGCAGTGGATCTGGAACACGATTCACCCTGACAATCAGCAATGTGCAGAATGAGGATGTCGCTGATTATTACTGTCAGCAACATTACAGCTACCcctacacagtgatacagagcctgACAAAAACCTCAATACGCACAGCACCACCTCCGCTCCTCACACTTCCCAGTTTTATGCAATATATAATAAACACAAGAAAGGAAACTGAACAAATTATTCTcagtgtccacaacacactccagtCCCTGTGGTGTCCACAGCTCACTGAAGGCCTCAAGTTTCCATCTGACTCTCCATGTCCAC gagtgagtgaagcagAGACAGAGGTTTTTGTACAGCCCCTGTACTGGAAGCTGCCAGTGTGGCTCACGTTCGGTAAAGGAACCAAGCTCAGACTGA GCCGTGAGAATTCACAACCCACGCTAACCCTGCTACCCCCCTCCCTGGAGGAGGTCAAGACCAAGGACACTGCCACCCTGGTGTGCCTTGCCAATCACTTCTATCCTGatgaggtggtggtggagtggaAGAAGGACGGGGCAGTCATTTTGGACGGGGTTCAGACCAGCAACTACCTGCGAGCTTCGGACAACACCTACAGCGTCAGCAGCCTGCTGACCctctctggctctgcctgggaGTCCAACGCCCGCTTCTCCTGTGCTCTCACCCATGTGAGCCTCTCCTCTGCCCTCAGCAAGAGCATCAGGAGGTCAGAATGTGCGTAG